A region from the Streptomyces sp. 3214.6 genome encodes:
- the gntD gene encoding guanitoxin biosynthesis L-enduracididine beta-hydroxylase GntD, translated as MQSIELSDIELKTVNEVLTSLTAKFHSISDPEFVRQCAVYAHELPQRLRAELSAFRLEASGGALSIRGFRIDDVAIGPTPEHWRTHVGRASTLPAEVYFMLCASLLGDAIGWATQQDGRIMHDIFPIKGHENEQLGSGSEELLTWHTEEAFHPLRADYLGLACLRNHDRVATTFASVDDLELTDEIRDLLSQERYPIKPDRSHLPHHDEDNREMSTRERELLSRSYEWIMAKDSEPDRVAILFGDREAPYLRIDPFFMEDAYAVPDSARAMKAVVAEVDRNIRDYVLEPGELLFLDNYKIVHGRVPFTARFDGTDRWLKRLNVVRDLRKSRDRRISHDARVIY; from the coding sequence ATGCAGAGCATTGAACTCTCGGACATTGAGTTAAAGACAGTCAACGAAGTACTCACTTCGCTCACGGCGAAGTTCCACTCGATCAGTGACCCGGAGTTCGTCAGGCAGTGCGCGGTGTACGCACACGAGCTGCCGCAGCGGCTGCGGGCTGAGTTGAGCGCGTTCCGCCTGGAGGCTTCCGGTGGCGCGCTGTCCATCCGCGGCTTCCGGATTGACGACGTTGCTATCGGGCCCACTCCCGAGCACTGGCGTACCCACGTTGGCCGGGCGTCCACGCTCCCCGCGGAGGTGTACTTCATGCTCTGCGCATCCCTGCTGGGCGACGCCATCGGCTGGGCGACACAGCAGGACGGCCGGATCATGCACGACATCTTTCCGATCAAGGGTCACGAAAATGAGCAGCTTGGCTCGGGCAGCGAAGAACTGCTGACCTGGCACACCGAGGAGGCCTTCCACCCGCTGCGGGCCGACTACCTCGGCCTGGCCTGTCTGCGCAACCACGACCGGGTGGCAACGACATTCGCCTCGGTCGACGACCTCGAGCTCACTGATGAGATCAGGGACCTGCTCAGTCAGGAGCGGTACCCGATCAAGCCCGACCGCTCGCATCTGCCGCACCACGACGAAGACAACCGGGAGATGTCGACGCGCGAACGCGAGCTGCTCTCGCGCAGCTATGAATGGATCATGGCCAAGGACAGCGAGCCCGACCGAGTCGCCATCCTCTTCGGCGACCGCGAAGCACCCTATCTACGCATCGATCCATTCTTCATGGAGGACGCATACGCCGTCCCGGACAGCGCCCGCGCAATGAAGGCTGTCGTCGCGGAGGTCGATCGCAACATACGAGATTACGTGCTTGAACCAGGTGAACTGCTCTTCCTGGACAACTACAAGATCGTGCACGGCAGGGTGCCATTCACTGCCCGCTTCGACGGCACGGACCGCTGGCTCAAGAGGCTGAACGTGGTGCGCGACTTGCGGAAGTCGCGCGATCGCAGAATCAGCCACGACGCGCGAGTGATCTATTGA
- the vioD gene encoding capreomycidine synthase — protein MNFDGALLEDWMRDHYHDAAIDIGSSGVLDYSLGQVRQLTGIEPGDLDEIVFRDSPCLGRDDLREAIASRWGDGDARRVMLTHGGSEAIYVALQTLLEPGDQVVALHPAYHSHVSVAESMGCEVLRWRLRAEDKFRPDVEELARLVTARTKVIVVNFPHNPTGATLDLAGFRRLLEIADNVGAYLLWDGAFTDLVYDDAPLPDPGLTYPRTVSIGTFSKAFGLPGMRFGWCMADPEMLRAMTNLRDRITLSLSPLVEFIALRVVQRADAFIAPRLKNAKANRGLLADWAAQHEDHVDLPLPLGGVTAFPQLRPWRDTTELCRRLGETSNILLVPGRAFDHPGRVRLGFGGDRSQLSKGLDILGAEIAASLKS, from the coding sequence ATGAATTTTGATGGGGCATTGCTCGAAGACTGGATGCGCGACCACTATCATGACGCTGCGATAGACATAGGGTCGAGTGGGGTTCTTGACTACTCGCTCGGACAGGTGCGTCAACTCACCGGCATCGAGCCTGGTGATTTGGACGAGATCGTTTTCCGGGACAGTCCGTGCCTGGGTCGGGACGACCTGCGCGAGGCCATCGCCTCGCGCTGGGGGGACGGTGACGCGCGCAGGGTGATGCTTACGCACGGCGGCAGCGAGGCTATTTACGTCGCGCTCCAGACCCTCCTTGAGCCAGGTGACCAAGTCGTCGCTCTGCACCCGGCCTACCACTCGCACGTATCCGTAGCAGAGTCCATGGGGTGCGAAGTTCTGCGCTGGCGGCTGCGCGCGGAGGACAAATTTCGGCCTGACGTGGAGGAACTTGCGAGGCTCGTCACTGCGCGCACAAAGGTTATTGTGGTCAACTTTCCGCACAACCCGACCGGCGCGACACTCGACCTTGCTGGTTTCCGTCGCCTGCTTGAGATTGCTGACAATGTTGGCGCCTATCTCCTGTGGGACGGCGCTTTCACGGACCTGGTCTACGACGATGCACCGCTGCCGGACCCCGGACTGACCTATCCGCGCACTGTGTCGATCGGAACCTTCTCAAAAGCTTTTGGTCTACCCGGCATGCGTTTCGGGTGGTGCATGGCGGACCCGGAGATGCTGCGGGCGATGACCAACCTACGCGACCGCATCACCCTCAGCCTCTCTCCGCTGGTCGAGTTCATTGCGCTGCGCGTCGTACAGCGTGCAGACGCCTTCATCGCTCCCAGGCTGAAGAACGCCAAGGCCAACCGAGGCCTGTTGGCCGACTGGGCCGCGCAGCACGAGGATCATGTAGACCTCCCGCTGCCCCTCGGCGGAGTGACAGCGTTCCCGCAACTGCGCCCGTGGCGGGACACGACCGAGCTTTGCCGTCGGCTGGGAGAGACCAGCAACATACTGCTCGTCCCCGGCCGGGCATTCGACCACCCTGGCCGCGTCCGGCTCGGTTTCGGCGGCGATCGCAGCCAACTAAGCAAAGGCCTGGACATTTTGGGCGCTGAGATCGCCGCGAGTCTCAAATCGTGA
- a CDS encoding cytochrome P450: MRTPETTNLSHLLDPEHAAEPYSFYAESRTKSPVQWDEWMQTWAVFGHPEIIDISKDGSLSAARISDFYESLPEQARGDVALLARTLSDMMLFNDPPHHTRLRRLIRPSLSPRLVRELRFHVQELADELLDKVLPSGRMDIIHDFSEPLSRGVIAKLAGVSDDAAHLLESWQGLLHEFFTQSDSQNARIQALRESFDRTATARRNSTADDFFSRMISPQLRAADYTEDEVFANFLLLIDAGQATTTHMIGNAVLALLNNDEQTQRLRRDPELITPATHELMRYDSSVQFTTRKALADIDLGEHLIRAGESVTLVLGSGNRDPRRYTDPDTLDVSRAAADHLSFGHGIHYCLGASLALTEIDVALRALLRRTTNWKCEAAQPEWLESINFRFLASLPITFEAIA, from the coding sequence ATGCGCACTCCCGAAACGACGAATCTATCTCACCTGCTCGATCCCGAACATGCGGCGGAGCCATACTCATTCTATGCCGAGTCACGTACAAAATCACCGGTGCAGTGGGATGAATGGATGCAGACCTGGGCGGTGTTCGGCCATCCGGAAATCATCGATATCTCGAAGGACGGGAGTCTTTCAGCAGCCAGAATATCGGATTTCTATGAGAGCTTGCCCGAACAGGCCCGTGGCGATGTTGCACTGCTGGCTCGCACGCTGTCAGACATGATGCTGTTCAATGATCCGCCGCATCACACCCGGCTACGCCGACTGATCAGGCCGAGCCTTTCTCCCCGCCTCGTCCGGGAACTACGCTTTCATGTCCAGGAGTTGGCCGACGAGCTACTCGACAAGGTCTTGCCGAGCGGGCGCATGGACATCATTCACGACTTCTCGGAACCGCTCAGCCGTGGCGTGATCGCGAAACTGGCAGGCGTATCCGACGATGCCGCCCACCTCCTGGAGAGCTGGCAGGGGCTGTTGCATGAGTTCTTTACCCAGTCCGACTCCCAGAACGCACGGATACAGGCACTGAGGGAGTCCTTCGACCGCACTGCAACCGCTCGTCGAAACAGCACGGCCGACGACTTCTTCAGCCGGATGATCAGTCCCCAACTCCGGGCAGCCGACTACACCGAGGACGAAGTCTTCGCCAACTTCCTGCTGCTCATCGACGCGGGTCAGGCGACTACCACACATATGATCGGGAACGCGGTCCTCGCCCTGTTGAACAACGACGAGCAAACTCAGCGGCTGCGCAGAGATCCTGAGCTGATTACACCCGCCACGCACGAACTGATGAGATACGACAGTTCGGTCCAGTTCACCACTCGGAAGGCGCTCGCCGACATCGACCTCGGTGAGCACCTGATCCGAGCTGGCGAGTCGGTGACCCTGGTTCTTGGTTCAGGGAATCGTGACCCCCGCCGCTACACCGACCCGGACACATTGGATGTCTCCCGAGCGGCCGCTGATCACCTGTCGTTCGGGCACGGCATCCACTACTGCCTGGGCGCCTCACTAGCTCTCACCGAGATCGATGTCGCACTGCGGGCGCTGCTGCGTCGGACCACCAACTGGAAGTGCGAGGCGGCGCAGCCTGAGTGGCTCGAAAGCATCAACTTCCGCTTCCTTGCATCCCTTCCGATCACTTTTGAGGCAATCGCCTGA
- a CDS encoding non-ribosomal peptide synthetase gives MPRSHGNESARLTGRQTARHCPTGLPGLIRDVSGRTPNRTAARCGSDSLSYRQLEVWSDAVARTLRDCAPKGLPVVVAVPRSTALLAALLGVLKAGLPYLPVDPDDPPARLAGVLETAGSRVALVNARTLPVLAGQGLRPVEVEALRGAPDAPDVELDPLPDVPAEQPAYVMFTSGSTGTPKGVVLPSMALCNRLLWMRDAYDVVPEDRILQKTPVTFDVSGWELWLPLITGATCVFLPPEEHRDPALVACAIQEHGITLCHFIPSMLREFLRRPEAGRCGSLRHVFCSGEALPVAVARGFAALLPARLHNLYGPTEAAIEVTHWTCPERAEDIDRILIGQPIDNCVLGVFDPDGRPVPDGDEGELYIGGMPLALGYLNRQDLTDRAFVPADADASVRTWYRTGDRVRLLDAGLEYLGRVDDQVKIRGQRIEPQEVEHHLASHPEVAAGVVVAARVGEDRELVAWIQPAEGSAQALTHGGAVRRLREHLADLVPPGYVPTHFLAATELPLTSSGKQDRKLLQQRAEQRLNAHRPAPRAGEAGEAQAQDVLGEIWCEALPHAETYPDSQTEEIAAAPTDDTTGRVSAAWAEVLKRENVPIEANFFDLGGHSFKLFELQNALERHTGVRLSVVDLFSHTTVAAQATLIRDGVPSDDGSAVVGRAAPARRARALRARRQRSRD, from the coding sequence ATGCCACGGTCACACGGAAACGAATCCGCCAGGCTGACAGGCCGCCAGACAGCCCGGCACTGCCCAACCGGTCTACCCGGTCTGATCAGGGATGTTTCAGGTCGGACCCCGAACCGCACGGCCGCTCGCTGCGGTTCGGACAGCCTCAGCTACCGGCAGTTGGAAGTGTGGTCCGACGCTGTCGCGCGCACCCTGCGCGACTGCGCACCGAAGGGCCTGCCGGTGGTGGTCGCAGTGCCCCGCAGCACTGCCCTTCTCGCCGCCCTCCTGGGTGTCCTCAAGGCAGGACTGCCGTATCTTCCGGTCGACCCCGACGACCCGCCCGCTCGGCTGGCCGGCGTCCTGGAGACCGCGGGCAGCCGCGTAGCGCTGGTCAACGCCCGGACTCTGCCGGTCCTGGCCGGGCAGGGACTGCGCCCCGTCGAGGTCGAGGCCCTGCGCGGCGCGCCGGACGCCCCCGATGTCGAGCTGGACCCGCTGCCCGACGTACCCGCCGAGCAGCCCGCGTACGTGATGTTCACCTCCGGCTCCACCGGCACGCCCAAGGGCGTCGTCCTGCCCAGCATGGCCCTGTGCAACCGACTGCTGTGGATGCGCGACGCCTACGACGTGGTGCCCGAGGACAGGATCCTGCAGAAGACCCCCGTCACCTTCGACGTCTCCGGCTGGGAGCTGTGGCTTCCTCTGATCACCGGCGCGACGTGCGTGTTCCTCCCTCCGGAGGAGCATCGGGATCCCGCCCTGGTGGCCTGTGCCATCCAGGAGCACGGGATCACGTTGTGCCACTTCATCCCGTCAATGCTCCGTGAGTTCCTGCGTCGGCCCGAGGCCGGACGCTGCGGTTCGCTGCGGCACGTCTTCTGCAGCGGCGAGGCCCTTCCCGTCGCCGTGGCGCGCGGCTTCGCCGCGCTGTTGCCGGCCCGGCTGCATAACCTCTACGGCCCCACCGAGGCCGCCATCGAGGTCACCCACTGGACCTGCCCGGAGCGGGCCGAGGACATCGACCGGATCCTGATCGGACAGCCTATCGACAACTGCGTCCTCGGCGTCTTCGACCCGGACGGCCGTCCCGTCCCCGACGGAGACGAGGGTGAGCTGTACATCGGCGGCATGCCCCTGGCGCTCGGCTACCTCAATCGCCAGGACCTGACCGACCGGGCCTTCGTCCCCGCCGACGCCGACGCGTCCGTGCGCACGTGGTACCGCACCGGCGATCGCGTGCGCCTGCTGGACGCGGGCCTGGAGTATCTGGGCCGCGTCGACGACCAGGTGAAGATCCGCGGCCAGCGCATCGAACCGCAGGAGGTCGAGCACCACCTGGCCAGCCACCCCGAGGTCGCCGCCGGGGTCGTGGTCGCGGCCCGGGTCGGCGAGGACAGGGAGTTGGTGGCCTGGATCCAGCCCGCCGAAGGGAGCGCCCAGGCCCTGACCCATGGTGGGGCGGTCCGACGACTGCGCGAGCACCTGGCGGACCTGGTCCCGCCGGGATATGTGCCGACCCACTTCCTGGCTGCGACGGAACTGCCCCTCACCAGCAGCGGCAAGCAGGACCGCAAACTGCTGCAGCAACGCGCCGAGCAGCGGTTGAACGCCCACCGGCCGGCACCGCGGGCCGGTGAGGCGGGCGAGGCACAGGCGCAGGACGTCCTGGGCGAGATCTGGTGCGAGGCACTTCCTCATGCAGAAACCTATCCGGACTCCCAGACAGAGGAGATAGCCGCCGCCCCGACGGACGACACGACTGGACGGGTGTCCGCCGCGTGGGCCGAGGTACTGAAGCGGGAAAACGTTCCGATCGAGGCGAATTTCTTCGATCTGGGCGGCCACTCGTTCAAGCTCTTTGAGCTTCAGAACGCCCTTGAGCGACATACGGGAGTTCGGCTCTCGGTTGTTGATCTGTTCTCGCACACCACGGTGGCGGCGCAGGCAACGCTGATCCGTGACGGCGTGCCCTCAGACGATGGTTCGGCTGTGGTCGGGCGAGCGGCACCGGCCAGGCGCGCTCGCGCGCTGCGAGCACGGCGCCAGCGGTCCCGGGATTGA
- a CDS encoding thioesterase II family protein: MVRLWSGERHRPGALARCEHGASGPGIEAQAVRYPGRAERIDEPSPTDLHHLAFEIADAFDPSDERPIALFGHSVGALVALETARVLQARGTRVAHLLASGTRNAASYPPPAEAENDADDLLMDTLVGLGGTAPELAADPTFRDLVLPYVRSDALMLDTYDFSMEPQLHCPVSTIVGDEDQHADRRPWHELTAGVFFEHLVRGGHFLLSFRTSLRSDQEIPQRQDNQPEGLVSCRPIGM, encoded by the coding sequence ATGGTTCGGCTGTGGTCGGGCGAGCGGCACCGGCCAGGCGCGCTCGCGCGCTGCGAGCACGGCGCCAGCGGTCCCGGGATTGAAGCCCAGGCCGTACGCTATCCGGGACGCGCTGAGCGGATCGATGAGCCCTCACCAACCGATCTGCATCATCTTGCCTTCGAGATCGCCGACGCCTTCGATCCGTCGGATGAGCGTCCCATCGCATTATTCGGGCACAGTGTGGGCGCCTTGGTAGCCCTGGAGACTGCCCGAGTCCTCCAGGCGCGCGGCACCCGTGTGGCGCATCTATTGGCTTCGGGCACCCGCAACGCAGCCAGCTACCCACCGCCCGCCGAGGCCGAGAACGACGCCGACGACCTGTTAATGGACACCCTGGTCGGGTTGGGAGGCACAGCCCCGGAGTTGGCCGCCGACCCGACTTTCAGAGATCTGGTTCTTCCCTACGTCCGCAGCGATGCCCTGATGCTGGACACCTATGACTTCAGCATGGAGCCGCAGTTGCACTGCCCCGTTTCCACAATCGTCGGCGACGAAGACCAGCATGCGGACCGCCGACCCTGGCACGAGCTAACCGCGGGGGTGTTCTTCGAGCACCTGGTGAGGGGAGGTCATTTTCTACTTTCATTCAGAACCTCCTTACGCTCTGATCAGGAAATCCCTCAACGTCAAGATAACCAGCCGGAAGGACTCGTCTCATGCAGGCCAATAGGGATGTAA
- a CDS encoding phosphopantetheine-binding protein has translation MTTNGKVDETALPDPPSSRPELSQSYTAPGSAAERRVARVWQQVLTLDQVGVHDNFFDLGGNSIRLPAVLAALQKHPEYQDLITLTDLFRHPTAAAPAAHLDQTAEQEAARRGSDRRAALHKLRSRKGTTR, from the coding sequence ATGACGACGAATGGGAAGGTGGACGAAACCGCGCTGCCCGATCCCCCCTCCTCGCGCCCCGAGCTGAGCCAGTCGTACACCGCCCCGGGCAGCGCGGCCGAGCGGCGCGTGGCCCGGGTGTGGCAGCAGGTGCTGACCCTGGACCAGGTCGGCGTCCACGACAACTTCTTCGACTTGGGCGGCAATTCGATACGGCTGCCGGCCGTCCTCGCGGCGCTTCAGAAACACCCGGAGTACCAGGACCTCATCACCCTGACCGACCTGTTCCGGCACCCGACGGCGGCCGCCCCGGCTGCCCATCTCGACCAGACGGCCGAGCAGGAGGCGGCCCGGCGCGGCAGCGACCGCCGGGCCGCCCTGCACAAGCTCCGTTCCAGGAAAGGCACGACGCGATGA
- a CDS encoding thioester reductase domain-containing protein, which translates to MTTDEAAQHDLDQAVAVVGMSGRFPGAPDLDAYWANLRDGVCSLSTFTEKELLADGADPAELRNPAFVPAQGHLADADRFEAEIFGFNRTEAAALDPQHRVLLETAWSALEDAGYAPLNAPSRTGVYMGGSSTEHALAAETDPALAASIGALQVRLLTDREFLAPWISYRLGLDGPSMMVQTACSSSLTAVHVAVQALLLGECDTALAGGVAIGAPRKEGYVYYQGGTSSPDGRCRPFDEKAAGTVPGSGVGVLVLRRLEDALADGDPVRAVIRGAAVTNDGAGKVGFTAPGVDQQTAAITEAWTAAGLEPSAAQYLEAHGTGTELGDRIELAAASAAFTARAGLDGGVGIALGSVKSNIGHADAAAGVAALIKTVLMLEHATLAPTVNVTSPMAALRDSPLRLVTETRHWPRRPDLPRLAGVTSVGMGGTNVHVVVQEAPAREPRAKADARPTVLPLSARTEHQLALVASRLAARLREADAPALADVAHTLRTGRVGMPVRAYVVAAGVQEASDKLMALAEGHPDPGRDPSGEAWLRGEEVTWPALDGEVRRVRLPSYPFAGESYGALTLRGRAAQAPAESAAPAPGSELEAGVAELVMEALDLDGSAGLEKTYLEAGGDSLTSVHLAGRLRDELDIDVPIHLFLEPVTLKEMTIRIVEIKEGGEGVGRPARRVAAVRRPTFASVHGEGVTEVHAKDLTLDKFLDAHLLADAPALPRAEREPRTVLLTGASGYLGRFLALEWLRTLAPADGRLIALVRGEDAAAARQRLDAAFDSGDPELVRTYEELAAVHLEVVAGDMAEPRLGLDEAAWDRLADEVDLIVHAGALVNHILPYPHLFEANVVGTAELVRLALTRRTKPITYISSVAVADSRRPALDEDTDVRVAIPALNVDGGYAGGYATSKWAGEVLLREAHDLCGLPVTTFRSSMILAHGRYGGQLNVSDVFSRLLFSVLATGVAPRSFYPADGERAHYDGLPVDFTAAAVVALGGRGTSEAPSGYRTFSLVNPHDDGVSLDAIVDWLAQDGHAIERVDDYAEWYLRFEAAMRALPETQWQYTALPILHGFKEPEDPVPGSVIPSDRFRAAIRGGAIAGHGDIPSLTRDLVAKYARDLKNLMTAGRLMDGGHVNH; encoded by the coding sequence ATGACGACCGACGAAGCCGCACAGCACGACCTTGACCAAGCGGTGGCCGTCGTGGGGATGAGCGGACGCTTCCCCGGCGCCCCCGACCTCGACGCCTACTGGGCCAACCTGCGCGACGGCGTCTGCTCGCTGTCCACGTTCACCGAGAAGGAACTGCTCGCCGACGGGGCGGACCCGGCCGAGCTGCGCAATCCCGCGTTCGTCCCGGCGCAGGGGCATCTCGCTGACGCGGACCGCTTCGAGGCCGAGATCTTCGGCTTCAACCGCACCGAGGCGGCCGCCCTGGACCCGCAGCACCGGGTGCTCCTGGAGACCGCCTGGTCGGCGCTGGAGGACGCCGGGTACGCCCCGCTGAACGCACCGTCCCGCACCGGCGTCTACATGGGCGGCAGCTCGACGGAGCACGCGCTGGCCGCCGAGACGGACCCGGCGCTCGCCGCGTCGATCGGCGCGCTCCAGGTGCGTCTCCTCACCGACCGCGAGTTCCTGGCGCCCTGGATCTCCTACCGGCTGGGCCTGGACGGGCCGAGCATGATGGTCCAGACGGCCTGCTCGTCCTCGCTGACGGCGGTCCACGTTGCCGTCCAGGCCCTGCTGCTCGGCGAGTGCGACACCGCGCTCGCGGGCGGCGTCGCCATCGGCGCCCCGCGCAAGGAGGGCTACGTCTACTACCAGGGCGGGACCTCCTCCCCCGACGGCCGCTGCCGCCCCTTCGACGAGAAGGCGGCCGGCACAGTGCCGGGCAGCGGGGTGGGCGTGCTGGTGCTGCGGCGGCTGGAGGACGCGCTCGCCGACGGCGATCCGGTGCGCGCGGTGATCCGGGGCGCGGCCGTCACCAACGACGGGGCCGGCAAGGTCGGCTTCACCGCTCCGGGCGTGGACCAGCAGACGGCCGCGATCACCGAGGCGTGGACGGCGGCGGGGCTGGAGCCGTCGGCGGCGCAGTACCTGGAGGCGCACGGGACCGGGACCGAGCTGGGTGACCGGATCGAACTGGCGGCGGCGAGCGCGGCGTTCACCGCCCGAGCCGGCCTCGACGGCGGCGTCGGCATCGCGCTCGGTTCGGTGAAGTCGAACATCGGGCACGCCGACGCGGCGGCCGGTGTGGCGGCGCTGATCAAGACGGTCCTGATGCTGGAGCACGCCACCCTGGCCCCGACGGTGAACGTCACGAGCCCGATGGCCGCCCTGCGGGACTCGCCGCTGCGGCTGGTGACCGAGACCCGTCACTGGCCGCGCAGGCCGGACCTGCCCCGGCTGGCCGGCGTGACGTCGGTCGGCATGGGCGGCACGAACGTGCACGTGGTGGTGCAGGAGGCACCGGCACGCGAGCCGCGCGCGAAGGCCGACGCCCGCCCGACGGTTTTGCCGCTGTCGGCCCGCACCGAGCATCAACTCGCTCTCGTGGCGTCGCGGTTGGCGGCACGTCTGCGCGAGGCCGACGCCCCCGCCCTCGCCGATGTCGCACACACCTTGCGCACCGGCCGGGTCGGGATGCCCGTGCGTGCCTACGTGGTCGCCGCCGGCGTGCAGGAGGCGTCGGACAAGCTCATGGCACTGGCCGAGGGCCACCCGGATCCGGGGCGGGACCCGTCGGGGGAGGCGTGGCTGCGCGGCGAGGAGGTGACCTGGCCGGCGCTCGACGGCGAGGTGCGCCGGGTACGGCTCCCGTCGTACCCGTTCGCGGGCGAGAGCTACGGGGCCCTGACACTGCGCGGCCGGGCCGCTCAGGCGCCGGCCGAGAGTGCGGCACCCGCACCGGGGAGCGAACTGGAGGCCGGGGTCGCCGAGTTGGTGATGGAGGCGCTGGATCTCGACGGGTCCGCCGGTCTGGAGAAGACGTACCTCGAGGCGGGCGGCGACTCGCTGACGTCCGTGCATCTGGCCGGACGGCTCCGCGACGAGCTGGACATCGACGTACCGATCCACCTGTTCCTGGAACCGGTCACGCTCAAAGAGATGACGATCCGCATCGTGGAGATCAAGGAAGGCGGCGAGGGCGTCGGGCGCCCTGCTCGCCGAGTTGCGGCCGTGCGGCGGCCCACCTTCGCCTCGGTGCACGGCGAGGGCGTGACCGAGGTCCACGCGAAGGACCTCACCCTCGACAAGTTCCTCGATGCACACCTCCTCGCCGACGCCCCCGCGCTGCCCCGCGCCGAGAGGGAGCCGCGCACCGTGCTGCTGACCGGCGCGAGCGGCTACCTCGGCCGCTTCCTCGCCCTGGAATGGCTGCGCACCCTGGCGCCGGCCGACGGCCGGCTGATCGCCCTGGTGCGCGGCGAGGACGCCGCCGCGGCCCGGCAGCGGCTGGACGCGGCCTTCGACAGCGGCGACCCGGAGCTGGTGCGGACGTACGAGGAACTGGCCGCGGTCCATCTCGAGGTCGTGGCGGGTGACATGGCGGAACCGCGGCTCGGCCTGGACGAGGCGGCCTGGGACCGGCTGGCCGACGAGGTCGACCTGATCGTCCACGCCGGTGCGCTGGTGAACCACATCCTGCCGTACCCGCACCTCTTCGAGGCCAACGTCGTCGGCACCGCGGAACTCGTCCGGCTGGCCCTCACCCGCCGGACGAAGCCGATCACCTACATCTCCAGCGTCGCGGTCGCCGACTCCCGCCGGCCGGCCCTCGACGAGGACACCGACGTCCGCGTCGCCATACCGGCCCTGAACGTCGACGGTGGCTACGCCGGCGGGTACGCGACCAGTAAATGGGCCGGCGAAGTGCTGCTGCGGGAGGCGCACGACCTGTGCGGACTGCCGGTCACGACCTTCCGGTCCAGCATGATCCTCGCGCACGGCCGGTACGGCGGACAGCTCAACGTCTCCGACGTGTTCAGCCGCCTCCTGTTCAGCGTGCTCGCCACCGGGGTCGCGCCGCGCAGCTTCTACCCTGCGGACGGCGAACGCGCCCACTACGACGGCCTGCCGGTCGACTTCACCGCCGCCGCCGTGGTGGCGCTGGGGGGCCGCGGCACCTCTGAAGCCCCGTCCGGATACCGGACGTTCAGCCTCGTGAACCCCCACGACGACGGCGTCTCCCTCGACGCCATCGTCGACTGGCTCGCCCAGGACGGCCACGCCATCGAGCGGGTGGACGACTACGCCGAGTGGTACCTGCGGTTCGAGGCGGCGATGCGCGCCCTGCCCGAGACACAGTGGCAGTACACGGCGCTGCCTATCCTGCACGGCTTCAAGGAGCCCGAGGACCCGGTACCCGGATCCGTCATCCCCTCCGACCGGTTCCGCGCCGCCATCCGGGGCGGCGCGATCGCCGGGCACGGGGACATCCCGAGCCTCACGCGCGACCTCGTCGCCAAGTACGCCCGGGACCTGAAGAACCTGATGACAGCGGGGCGTCTCATGGACGGCGGCCACGTCAACCACTGA
- a CDS encoding IS5 family transposase, with the protein MPTRRPYPSDLSDARWELIEPVLAAWRFERRGRALDFGRPPEHDLRDIMDAILYVDRTGVQWRYLPHDFPHWNTVYGYFAKWADEGVFAQLNGLLRRLLREKEGRDAEPSACVIDAQSVKTSTSVPAAGQGIDAGKKIVGRKRNIVTDTLGLLIAVLVTAASVQDSAAGARLLDQVAADHPGIRKVWVDGGYRQHLVEHAATLGIDMEITARKPGTRGFAPIPKRWAVERTYGWLMLHRRLARDYEALPTRSEAVINIAMTDLMARRLTGETTISWRDPTPQIKQ; encoded by the coding sequence ATGCCGACGCGACGTCCTTATCCGAGTGATCTGTCTGATGCCCGCTGGGAGTTGATCGAGCCGGTGCTGGCGGCGTGGCGGTTCGAGCGGCGCGGCAGGGCACTGGACTTCGGCCGACCGCCCGAGCACGATCTGCGCGACATCATGGACGCGATCTTGTACGTGGACCGGACCGGCGTTCAGTGGCGCTACCTCCCGCACGACTTCCCGCACTGGAACACGGTCTACGGCTACTTCGCCAAGTGGGCGGACGAGGGCGTGTTCGCCCAGCTCAACGGCTTGCTCCGCCGGCTCCTGCGAGAGAAGGAAGGACGGGATGCCGAGCCGTCGGCCTGCGTGATCGACGCCCAGAGCGTCAAGACCTCCACCAGTGTCCCCGCCGCCGGCCAGGGCATCGACGCCGGGAAGAAGATCGTCGGACGGAAGCGGAACATCGTCACCGACACCCTTGGACTCCTGATCGCCGTGCTGGTCACCGCGGCAAGTGTGCAGGACTCCGCCGCCGGTGCCCGGTTGTTGGACCAGGTCGCCGCTGACCATCCTGGTATCCGCAAGGTGTGGGTCGACGGCGGCTACCGTCAGCACCTCGTCGAGCATGCCGCCACCCTCGGCATCGACATGGAAATCACCGCCCGCAAGCCCGGCACCAGGGGTTTCGCTCCGATCCCGAAGCGGTGGGCGGTCGAACGGACCTATGGCTGGCTCATGCTGCACCGCCGACTGGCCCGCGACTACGAGGCTCTGCCTACCCGCTCCGAAGCTGTGATCAACATCGCTATGACCGACCTCATGGCCCGCCGCCTCACCGGCGAGACCACCATCTCCTGGCGCGACCCGACACCGCAGATAAAACAGTGA